CGCGGCACGGCGCAGCACCAGTATCTGTTCGTCAACGGCCGGCCGGTGCGCGACCGGCTGATGCAGGGGGTGGTGCGGGCCGCCTATCAGGATTTCCTGGCCCGCGACCGGCATCCGATGGTCGCCCTGTTCCTGACCGTGCCGGCCCGGCTGGTGGATGTGAATGTCCATCCCGCCAAGGCCGAGGTGCGGTTCCGCGACCCGCAGCTCGTCCGCGGCCTGATCATCGGGGCGCTGCGCCACGCCCTGGCCGAGGCCGGCCACCGCGCGGCGACGGCCCTGGGTGGGGTGGGGCCCCTGGGTGGGGTGGGGCCGCTCGGTACCGTCAATCAGGCGGTTCTGCCGGCCACGGCACCCCGGCCGGTGCCGGGTGCTGCCGGGGCGGGGCAGGATTCGCTCTGGTCGGCGGCGCGGGCCGCGGCGGCCGGCGTTCTGCCGGACCGTCCCGACCCGCAGGCCGCCGCACGGGCGACGGCATTCTGGGCGCCCCCGGTCAACGAGGCAGTGCTGCCGCATGAGCTTGCCGATCGGGGTGTCGCCGCGCCCGCACCACCCGCTGCCCGCGGGGCGGCCCCTGCAGATCACGTCGCCGACGAGGCGACCCGCGCCCATCCCCTGGGGGCGGCTCTGGCGCAGCTGCACGACACCTATATCCTGGCCGAAACCCGCGACGGCCTGGTCGTGGTCGACCAGCATGCCGCCCATGAACGCCTGGTGTACGAGCGGATGAAGCGGCATATGGCCGAGGCCGGCGTGCCCTCGCAGGGGCTGCTGCTACCCGAAGTGGTGGAGCTGGACGAGGCGGTGGCCGACGGCCTGCTCCGGCGGGCGGCCGAGCTGGGGCGGCTGGGGCTGGAGATCGAGGCCTTCGGGCCCGGGGCGGTGCTGGTTCGTGGCGTGCCGGCCCTGCTGGGCCGGGTGGATGCGCAGGGGCTGGTCCGCGACCTCGGCGACGAGATCGCCGAATATGACGAGGCCCTGGCGCTGGCGGACCGGCTGGAAGCGGTCTGTGCCACCATGGCCTGCCATGGCAGCGTGCGTGCCGGCCGCCGGCTGACGGTCCCTGAGATGAACGCCCTGCTGCGCGAGATGGAGATCACGCCACATTCCGGCCAGTGCAATCATGGCCGGCCGACCTGGGTATCGCTGGACCGCGCCGCGATCGAACGGCTGTTCGGGCGCCGATGAAGAAGAGACGTATTCCCGCTCGAAACTGGCTTGTGCTGATCGCCCTGCTTCCGGGCCTGGGGGGATGTGCAATCCCCGCGGTTGCCGATCCGCGTGCAGTTGGGGGGCTCCAGTTTCTGGACGATCGGGTTTTGCGGGCAGACGACGGACCGCTGCGCATCCCTGCGGGGGGGCTGTCCGAGGTGGCTGCAGTAGATGCGATGTCCCCCGAAGGCCGCGAGCGTTTCGTGTTTATCGTCGATGATCGTAAGGAGAAGTATGGGCCAGCGCGAGCGCTGGAAGCCGAACTGATCTTCGATCTGGCTCGACATCGCTTTTCTGTGGGCGATCGGCGCTGGCGATTTCTGGCGACCGCCACGGCTCCCGATGTGGCACGGCCCGCCATCATCGATGGTGAAGCTCTTCGTGTTGACCGGCGTTCCGGCCTGTTTATCTGGGCGTCGGAAGGCGATACCTGGCGAAAATCCATGCCGGGTATCTTCGAGAGCACGCCCGACGGCGTGCTCCGTCGTGCATTTCCCCTTCCTGCCGTCTTCGTGCCCGATCGTCCGGGCGCCCCTGGCGCGGGTGTTCGCCCCAACAGGGGTTTTGAGGCCCTGGACGTGGATGTTGATGGCCGGCGGATCATTTTCATGAATGAGGACAGCCTCGCTCAAGACGGTGCGGCCGGCGCACCGGGTGAGGGGCCACCCGTCAGGGTCACCGTGATGAACCGCGAGACCGGCGACGTGCTCGGTCAGCACGTCTACCGTCTGGATTTCTTTCCGGACCCTCCTCGGGACGACCTGCGGGGGGGGACCGGGGCCACAGGCGCCGTTTCGATGCTGTGGCTCGAGGACGGCAGCTATCTCGTCCTTGAGCGTGCCTTCAGGCGGGACGCGGGTGTTCGCATCCGGCTTTATCATGTCGATCCTGCGGAAGCCGATGATGTCAGGGACCTGTGGTCGCTCGCCGGGTGGCATGGCCGGGCTGCCCGGAAGACCTTGCTTGGCGACCTCCTGGCGGCCGGCCTGCGGGCCGACAACTGGGAGGGCATGGCCTTCGGGCCCGACCTGCCGGATGGCCGGAAGACCCTGGTCCTGGTCACGGACGACAATTTCAATCAGCTGTTTCAGTCGACCATCATTGCCTGGATCGCCCTGCCGTCCTTCGACGAGATCAGGGCGCGCCGGCCGGCGCAATGAGATCGTTCACTTACCTGTGGTTGATAGATTGGATGAAGTAAACGCCGTCTTAGATTGCAACCATGGCGTTTTGTAATGGCAAACATCTTGACCGATGCGCGTGCGCTGCTAGATCTTTTGTCCATAGGTTGCATGTCTTCGCGCTGGCTCTACCCATCATGATCCACCGGCCCCATCCGGCCGGGTGAGGGGGGAATGCAGGTTGCAGGATGCGGAAAAATCCGCGGCTGCGATCCTGTGCCGGTGTGCGGGCAGCGCCGCCGTTCACCGAACCGGGACATGGACCATGACACTCAGGGCCGTTGCCGTCTCCGCCCCCGACTGGGTGGCGGGTGCGAAGGATGATCGTGCGCTGAACAGCCGCGACGCGGCGAGCCTCTACAATGCCTGCCGGGTCGCCGCGGCCGAAGCCGCGGCCGGCTGTGGCGCCTGGGGCGCCTCCAACTGGGCGGCGGCCGATCCTCGCGCGGCCCGTGCCGCCGCCAGGGCCTCGACCCTGCTGATGTATTCCATGGACGACATGCCCGCCTTCCGGGCATTGATCGAGCGGCAGCGCCCGAACCTGCTGCTGATCGGGGCCATGTCGCTCTGTCTGCCGGGCGCCGTGGCCTGCGCGCGGGAGGCCCGGGAGATTCTGGGGGATCGGGTGGCGGTCGTCCTCGGCGGGCGCCATGCCAGCGAGACGGTCTGGCTGCCCGACCGCAGCGACCGGCGGGCGGCCACGCTCAGGCGGCATGCCGGTGCACCGCTGGAGCTGATCCATGCCGGCCGGCTGCCGGCGGTGTTCGATGCCGTGGCGATGGGCGATGGCGAATATCTGATCGCCGCTCTGGGGCGGGCGGTGGAGGCGGCGGTCCGCCGGGGCCTCCATCCGGCGGCGCTGTTCCACGAGATCGATCCGGCCACCCCGGGTGACTGGATCCTCGGCCTGGATGATCGCGGCCGCCCCGGCTATCTGGTCTCGCGGGGGGTGGCGATGAACCAGATGGCCCTGCCCAGCCCCGCCCGGACCTTTGGGGTCTCGGCCAGTTTCGGCGTGTTCGGCGGGCGCATGACCGCACATGTCTTCAGCGATATCGGCCGCGGCTGCGTCTATGACTGCAATTTCTGTTCGGAGCGGGTGTCGGCCACCGGCGGGGTGCGCGACCTTGCCAACAGCGCCGACCGGCTGCACGGGCAGCTCGCCGCCGCCTGCCGGACGATTGCCGAGGACTGGCCGGGCCGCCGGGCCAGCGCGTTCTGCGAGGATTCGGTGCTGCTGGGCGGTGCCACCCGGCTGATCGACCGGTTCTGCGACCTGATGGACCGCCAGCCGCTCGACATCCGCTTCGGCGGGCAGCTGACCATCGACCAGATCCTGACCCGGCCCGCCGAGGTGGCGCGCCTGGCCCGTGCCGGCCTATCCTATGTGTTCATCGGGGTCGAGACCCTGTCGCCAGAGGAGATCGGGGGCATGAGCAAGGATGTCGGCCGCAAGCGGGCCTCGTGGACCGATCGCATGCACCGCGCCTTCGACGTGCTGGGAGAGGCCGGCATCGATTGCGGCTGTGCCGTGCTGTTCGGCCTGGGCGAGCGCCATGAAAGCCGCCTGGCCCTGCTCGACACGCTCGACCGTTTCCGTCTGAGCCATGGTGCGCCCGACCCGATCAGCCTGAACTGGGCGGTCCAGCATCCGCTGTGTGGCGAGGATGGCGGGGCCGGTTACGACTATGTCGACTGGGGGACGCCGGAAGGCCCCTATCTGGACCTGTTCCACAATTTCGGCGAGGCGTCGCTGCGCTATCCGCTGCCGCAGGTGGGGGCGCCGCGTCTGGCAGAGGTAGCAGAGGTCGTCGCCGCCGCCGATGCCGTGCGCGGCCGGCCCCTCGGCGGCAGGCTGGCCTCGTGAGCGGGCAGCGACCGACCCGCCCGGCGACGACGCTGGCGCAGGGCGCGCGCTTTCCGCTGGGACCCGTGGAAACGCCGGTGCCGCCGGTGACCGAGGCGACCACGGTGCTGTTCCGCGACCTGGATGCCATGGCGCCGGTCGACCGGGAGAGCCTGGCGCGGCAGGGGCATGATCCCTTCGCCGGCTTCTATTACGGCGCGGTCGGCACGCCCTCGTCAGGGGCGCTGGCGCGGATGGTGGCGGCGGCCAATGGTCTGGCCCATGCGGTGATCGCGCCGGCCGGGCTTTCGGCCTTCATCGCGGCGCTCTGGGCGTCGGTGAAACCGGGGGAGCGGGTGGCGGTCACGGATGCCGTCACCTATTCGCTGCGCTGG
This genomic interval from Tistrella mobilis contains the following:
- the mutL gene encoding DNA mismatch repair endonuclease MutL, translated to MSRIRRLPETLVNRIAAGEVVERPAAAVKELVENAIDAGARQVDVVLGAGGRSLIAVTDDGIGMDADDLELAIERHATSKLADDDLVEIDTLGFRGEALPSIGAVARLRITSRRRGADTALEIAVEGGIRAPVKPASGPPGTRVEVRDLFYATPARLKFLKAERTETQAVADALRRLAMAYPEIGFSLADGERRIFAFRPETGSGAEARLARLGRIMGRDFAANALEIEAERDLLRLEGHAGLPTLNRGTAQHQYLFVNGRPVRDRLMQGVVRAAYQDFLARDRHPMVALFLTVPARLVDVNVHPAKAEVRFRDPQLVRGLIIGALRHALAEAGHRAATALGGVGPLGGVGPLGTVNQAVLPATAPRPVPGAAGAGQDSLWSAARAAAAGVLPDRPDPQAAARATAFWAPPVNEAVLPHELADRGVAAPAPPAARGAAPADHVADEATRAHPLGAALAQLHDTYILAETRDGLVVVDQHAAHERLVYERMKRHMAEAGVPSQGLLLPEVVELDEAVADGLLRRAAELGRLGLEIEAFGPGAVLVRGVPALLGRVDAQGLVRDLGDEIAEYDEALALADRLEAVCATMACHGSVRAGRRLTVPEMNALLREMEITPHSGQCNHGRPTWVSLDRAAIERLFGRR
- a CDS encoding esterase-like activity of phytase family protein, whose protein sequence is MLIALLPGLGGCAIPAVADPRAVGGLQFLDDRVLRADDGPLRIPAGGLSEVAAVDAMSPEGRERFVFIVDDRKEKYGPARALEAELIFDLARHRFSVGDRRWRFLATATAPDVARPAIIDGEALRVDRRSGLFIWASEGDTWRKSMPGIFESTPDGVLRRAFPLPAVFVPDRPGAPGAGVRPNRGFEALDVDVDGRRIIFMNEDSLAQDGAAGAPGEGPPVRVTVMNRETGDVLGQHVYRLDFFPDPPRDDLRGGTGATGAVSMLWLEDGSYLVLERAFRRDAGVRIRLYHVDPAEADDVRDLWSLAGWHGRAARKTLLGDLLAAGLRADNWEGMAFGPDLPDGRKTLVLVTDDNFNQLFQSTIIAWIALPSFDEIRARRPAQ
- a CDS encoding B12-binding domain/radical SAM domain-containing protein, producing the protein MTLRAVAVSAPDWVAGAKDDRALNSRDAASLYNACRVAAAEAAAGCGAWGASNWAAADPRAARAAARASTLLMYSMDDMPAFRALIERQRPNLLLIGAMSLCLPGAVACAREAREILGDRVAVVLGGRHASETVWLPDRSDRRAATLRRHAGAPLELIHAGRLPAVFDAVAMGDGEYLIAALGRAVEAAVRRGLHPAALFHEIDPATPGDWILGLDDRGRPGYLVSRGVAMNQMALPSPARTFGVSASFGVFGGRMTAHVFSDIGRGCVYDCNFCSERVSATGGVRDLANSADRLHGQLAAACRTIAEDWPGRRASAFCEDSVLLGGATRLIDRFCDLMDRQPLDIRFGGQLTIDQILTRPAEVARLARAGLSYVFIGVETLSPEEIGGMSKDVGRKRASWTDRMHRAFDVLGEAGIDCGCAVLFGLGERHESRLALLDTLDRFRLSHGAPDPISLNWAVQHPLCGEDGGAGYDYVDWGTPEGPYLDLFHNFGEASLRYPLPQVGAPRLAEVAEVVAAADAVRGRPLGGRLAS